From Methanomassiliicoccus sp., the proteins below share one genomic window:
- a CDS encoding bifunctional folylpolyglutamate synthase/dihydrofolate synthase, translated as MMDDEPLRWLYGREAMGIKLGLGNITRLLSHLGDPHLRFRSVHVAGSNGKGSVSAMTASVLQEAGYRTGLYTSPHLVDFRERIQVDGTPIPVKDMLHLIDEVREFAERPGPPEERLTFFELTTAMAFAHFADAGVDEAVVEVGMGGRLDATNVITPDCCAITRIGLEHTMYLGDTIAAIAWEKAGIIKPGVPVVAIEQDSDALSVIRARAGDLGAPLKIVGRDVGFEELFSTMDGTEVYLEELDLALRVPLLGRYQASNCALAGGTLAELMRRGIYIPEEAIINGMAKVRWPGRMDIVSREPLIMFDVTHTPDGARTVAAEVGRLLGSGLILVLGVLSDKDLQGIAASFGPLARLAIATSPSSPRAFTASQVAQALRPFVGTVEEVPDVAAALTRAVALASPMDSILVTGSLFTIGEAFRWLDDRKTRR; from the coding sequence ATGATGGACGATGAGCCGCTGAGATGGCTGTATGGTAGGGAGGCCATGGGGATCAAGCTAGGGCTGGGCAACATCACCCGGCTGCTCTCCCATCTTGGCGACCCCCACCTGCGCTTCCGCTCAGTGCATGTGGCGGGCAGCAATGGTAAAGGGTCAGTGAGCGCCATGACCGCCTCCGTTCTACAGGAGGCAGGATATCGCACCGGGCTGTACACCTCCCCCCATCTTGTGGACTTCCGAGAGCGCATCCAAGTGGATGGAACGCCCATACCGGTGAAGGACATGCTCCACCTCATCGATGAGGTCAGGGAGTTCGCGGAACGGCCCGGCCCACCCGAAGAGCGCTTGACGTTCTTCGAGCTGACAACGGCCATGGCCTTCGCCCACTTTGCCGATGCAGGAGTTGATGAGGCGGTCGTGGAAGTGGGCATGGGAGGCAGACTGGACGCCACCAATGTCATAACACCTGACTGCTGCGCCATCACCAGGATCGGGCTTGAGCATACGATGTATCTAGGTGACACCATCGCCGCCATCGCATGGGAGAAGGCCGGCATCATCAAGCCAGGTGTTCCCGTGGTCGCCATTGAGCAGGATAGTGATGCGCTGTCGGTGATCCGTGCTCGCGCGGGCGACCTGGGGGCACCTTTGAAGATCGTCGGGAGGGATGTGGGGTTCGAGGAGCTGTTCTCTACGATGGATGGTACGGAGGTATACCTTGAGGAGCTTGACCTGGCCCTCAGAGTCCCCCTGCTCGGGCGGTACCAAGCGTCCAACTGTGCGCTGGCAGGAGGTACCCTGGCCGAGCTGATGAGGAGAGGGATCTATATCCCCGAGGAGGCGATCATCAATGGCATGGCCAAGGTGAGGTGGCCGGGGAGGATGGACATCGTCTCCCGTGAACCTCTGATCATGTTCGACGTCACCCACACCCCTGATGGCGCCAGGACCGTGGCGGCCGAGGTCGGGAGGCTGCTGGGTAGCGGCCTGATCCTGGTCCTGGGGGTGCTCAGCGATAAGGACCTGCAGGGCATAGCCGCTAGCTTCGGGCCCCTGGCGCGATTGGCAATAGCCACATCCCCCTCCTCGCCCAGGGCGTTCACGGCCTCACAGGTGGCCCAGGCGCTGAGACCATTCGTGGGCACGGTGGAGGAGGTGCCGGACGTTGCCGCCGCCCTGACAAGGGCGGTGGCCCTGGCTTCCCCTATGGATAGTATACTGGTCACGGGCTCGCTGTTTACCATCGGCGAGGCCTTCAGGTGGTTGGATGATCGAAAAACCCGTCGATGA
- the nikR gene encoding nickel-responsive transcriptional regulator NikR: MDKVTRIGISLEPELLKEFDELVTGKGYTNRSEAIRDIIRFALIDDRWEDEDAEVVGTITIVYDHKKGAVQERLMDIQHDHHVNIASTVHLHLNQDQCLEVLLVWGKVREVRHLSDEIISVKGVNFGKLTMTSGSMDLNRDQEVRHPHYH; this comes from the coding sequence ATGGACAAGGTAACGCGCATCGGCATCTCCTTGGAGCCGGAACTGCTCAAGGAGTTCGATGAGCTGGTGACAGGGAAAGGGTATACAAACAGGTCAGAAGCGATAAGGGATATCATCAGGTTCGCGCTTATCGATGACCGCTGGGAGGACGAGGATGCGGAGGTCGTGGGCACCATAACCATCGTCTACGATCACAAGAAAGGCGCGGTGCAGGAGCGTCTGATGGACATACAGCATGACCATCACGTAAACATCGCCTCCACTGTTCACCTCCATCTTAACCAGGACCAATGCCTGGAGGTACTTCTCGTGTGGGGCAAGGTCCGCGAGGTGAGGCACCTGTCGGACGAGATCATATCCGTGAAGGGCGTGAACTTCGGGAAGCTGACCATGACCTCAGGCTCGATGGACCTGAACCGCGATCAAGAGGTCCGGCACCCCCACTACCATTAG
- a CDS encoding DNA topoisomerase I codes for MSRLIISEKSDAAARIATILSRGSSKRTSINKVPVFRFEDGEGPVSVVGLRGHIIELDYPEGMNDWRKVQLADLIKAEPEKRITAHNIVSTLRDLSLEVEEIVIATDFDREGELIGLETARLLELGEKKVSRARFSAFTRQEIDDAFGKLTEPDERLADSAECRQKIDLAWGAVLTRFISLASNQGGGNFLSVGRVQSPTLALVVARHKAIEGFVPKPYWNVSARFEKGKEFQGNHVHNPFHDEAKASEALANCQGEGKGKVTKYEKINKDEYPLPPFNTTMLLMEANKLGFTAARAMKIAEDLYTSGYISYPRTDNTVYPTSLGLRRILEKLKESEDLKKDAEELLEQEHIRPSRGKVQTTDHPPIYPTEGATSKQLKGEKWAIYELVARRFMATVAPPAKAQLSHASIDINGEIFDSKGYKLLSPGWKKYYPYFKVNEIDLPELNLGEDIDVLGTTSEKKMTQPPVRYSQGSLIQEMERLALGTKSTRHDIIQKLYDRKYVEGNDLIPTASGVAVAEALIKHAQIVTDPKMTAHLEKDMDDIANGKSELSEVVEESQDMLSDILDALEKHREQIGEEIRKAIEEQHYIGKCPDCGSDLKVIRGKFGKPFVGCSKYPECKRIYPYPPSALVQATEEVCPECKAPRVRVVRKGQSPQVHCIDPSCESNRERNTVGDCPKCGKDLRVIFSRAGKRFLGCSGYPECKQTYPLPQYGQFSATGEKCEACSAPMIQIWMRGQSWKSCVDMECPTKKKNGESKAQKAPAKKAPAKKAVKKKASSNVEGSPAADKKAKASPAKKATKKTAAPKKAGTKAAAKKAGAPKKDTEKKPKAAPTSP; via the coding sequence ATGAGCAGGCTCATCATTTCCGAGAAGAGCGATGCTGCTGCCAGGATCGCTACCATTCTCTCCAGGGGCAGCTCCAAGAGGACCAGCATCAACAAGGTGCCGGTCTTCAGGTTCGAGGATGGGGAAGGGCCTGTTAGCGTCGTAGGCCTCAGGGGCCACATCATAGAGCTTGATTATCCCGAGGGCATGAACGACTGGCGCAAGGTCCAGCTCGCAGATCTCATCAAGGCGGAGCCGGAGAAGCGCATCACCGCCCACAATATAGTGTCCACCCTCCGCGACCTGTCCTTGGAGGTCGAGGAGATCGTAATCGCCACCGACTTTGACCGCGAGGGAGAGCTGATCGGTCTGGAGACCGCTCGCCTCCTTGAACTGGGCGAGAAGAAGGTGAGCCGGGCTCGGTTCAGCGCCTTCACCCGGCAGGAGATCGATGACGCCTTCGGAAAGCTCACTGAGCCGGACGAGAGGCTGGCAGACTCCGCGGAGTGCCGCCAGAAGATCGACCTCGCATGGGGTGCTGTCCTCACCCGGTTCATCTCCCTGGCCTCCAACCAGGGGGGCGGCAACTTCCTGTCCGTGGGCAGGGTGCAGAGCCCTACCCTCGCCCTGGTGGTGGCCAGACACAAGGCCATCGAGGGGTTCGTCCCCAAGCCGTACTGGAACGTCAGCGCCCGGTTCGAGAAGGGCAAGGAGTTCCAAGGTAACCATGTCCACAACCCCTTCCATGACGAGGCCAAGGCATCTGAGGCCTTGGCCAATTGCCAGGGGGAGGGCAAGGGGAAGGTCACCAAGTACGAGAAGATCAACAAGGACGAATATCCTTTACCGCCGTTCAACACCACCATGCTTCTCATGGAGGCCAACAAGCTGGGATTCACAGCGGCCAGGGCCATGAAGATCGCCGAGGACCTGTACACCAGCGGTTACATCTCCTATCCCAGGACGGACAACACCGTGTACCCGACCTCTCTGGGGCTCAGGAGGATATTGGAAAAATTGAAGGAATCGGAGGACCTGAAGAAGGATGCCGAGGAGCTCCTGGAGCAGGAACATATTCGACCCTCACGGGGGAAGGTGCAGACCACTGACCACCCACCAATCTATCCTACCGAGGGCGCGACCAGCAAGCAGCTGAAGGGAGAGAAGTGGGCCATCTATGAGCTCGTGGCGCGGCGCTTCATGGCCACCGTGGCCCCACCGGCGAAGGCCCAGCTCTCCCACGCTTCCATAGATATCAATGGGGAGATCTTCGATTCCAAAGGCTATAAGCTTCTGTCACCTGGCTGGAAAAAATATTACCCGTACTTCAAGGTCAATGAGATCGACCTCCCCGAGCTGAATCTCGGCGAGGACATCGACGTGCTGGGGACGACCTCGGAGAAGAAGATGACCCAGCCACCGGTCCGCTACTCTCAAGGCAGTCTCATCCAGGAGATGGAGCGCCTCGCCCTGGGTACGAAGTCCACGCGCCATGACATCATCCAGAAGCTTTATGACAGAAAGTACGTGGAGGGCAACGATCTTATCCCTACGGCCAGCGGTGTCGCGGTGGCCGAGGCCCTGATCAAGCATGCCCAGATCGTCACCGACCCCAAGATGACCGCTCACCTGGAGAAGGATATGGACGACATAGCCAACGGGAAGAGCGAGCTTTCTGAGGTCGTGGAGGAATCCCAGGATATGCTGTCGGACATCCTTGATGCACTGGAGAAGCACCGGGAGCAGATCGGGGAAGAGATCCGCAAGGCCATTGAGGAGCAGCATTACATCGGTAAGTGTCCAGACTGCGGCTCCGACCTCAAGGTCATCAGGGGAAAGTTCGGCAAGCCTTTCGTGGGCTGCTCCAAATATCCAGAGTGCAAGCGCATTTATCCATATCCGCCCTCCGCGCTGGTTCAAGCGACGGAGGAAGTATGCCCGGAGTGCAAGGCACCCCGCGTAAGGGTCGTGAGGAAGGGTCAGTCACCTCAAGTGCATTGCATCGATCCGTCCTGCGAGAGCAACCGTGAGAGGAACACCGTGGGTGACTGCCCCAAGTGCGGCAAGGACCTCCGGGTGATCTTCTCCCGCGCGGGCAAGAGGTTCCTCGGCTGCTCTGGCTACCCTGAGTGCAAGCAGACCTACCCTCTCCCCCAGTACGGTCAGTTCTCCGCCACCGGTGAGAAGTGCGAGGCCTGCAGCGCTCCCATGATCCAGATCTGGATGAGGGGGCAGTCCTGGAAGTCATGCGTGGACATGGAGTGCCCCACCAAGAAGAAGAACGGGGAGTCCAAGGCCCAGAAGGCACCTGCGAAGAAAGCCCCGGCCAAGAAAGCGGTTAAAAAGAAGGCATCCTCTAATGTGGAGGGCTCTCCGGCTGCGGACAAGAAGGCCAAGGCCTCGCCCGCGAAGAAGGCGACCAAGAAGACGGCTGCACCAAAGAAGGCCGGGACCAAGGCCGCAGCGAAGAAGGCCGGGGCTCCCAAGAAGGATACGGAAAAGAAGCCCAAGGCCGCTCCGACATCCCCTTGA
- a CDS encoding GTP-binding protein, which translates to MDVLIVAGFLGSGKTTLVLSVIGSLIERTNRKVVVIVNDFGTVGIDGSLMTKYGLEVMELASGCVCCTLGADLLQTVKDIDEKLMPDMIVVEPTGVADPQAIVKVLDHYKRSDPLHIRSAVVVDASRFDVILKALGLPMTAQVKAADMIMLNKMDTVPEAELKRMEAVLHTINANVPIIPISAVQGTNVDRFVEAVTSR; encoded by the coding sequence ATGGATGTTCTAATCGTCGCGGGCTTTCTCGGTTCGGGTAAGACCACCTTGGTCCTGTCGGTAATCGGGTCTTTGATCGAGCGGACCAATCGCAAGGTCGTGGTCATCGTGAACGACTTCGGGACCGTGGGTATCGACGGAAGCCTCATGACCAAGTATGGCCTCGAGGTCATGGAACTGGCAAGCGGTTGCGTGTGCTGTACTCTGGGAGCGGACCTTCTGCAGACGGTCAAGGATATAGATGAGAAGCTGATGCCGGACATGATCGTGGTGGAGCCCACCGGGGTCGCCGATCCTCAGGCCATAGTCAAGGTGCTAGATCATTACAAACGGAGCGATCCCCTTCACATAAGGTCGGCCGTGGTGGTCGACGCCTCGCGCTTCGACGTCATATTGAAGGCCCTGGGGCTGCCCATGACCGCTCAGGTGAAGGCGGCCGACATGATCATGCTCAACAAGATGGACACGGTGCCGGAGGCGGAGCTGAAACGGATGGAGGCCGTCCTGCACACCATCAACGCCAATGTCCCCATCATTCCCATATCTGCGGTCCAAGGGACGAACGTCGACAGGTTCGTAGAGGCGGTGACCAGCCGATGA
- a CDS encoding OsmC family protein encodes MEEGEFHTRVCKVEEYKYRISFNDKIEDIYTDEPEPLGKGEYPNAGKLLAAAVGNCLCASLVFCMEKAHSEVPHISAEVSTTLERNEEGRFRITHMSVKMFPEFEDAARYARCRQVFEDFCIVTQSVRAGIPVDVQIYPVKKS; translated from the coding sequence ATGGAGGAGGGTGAGTTCCACACCCGGGTCTGCAAGGTAGAGGAATACAAGTACCGCATCTCGTTCAACGACAAGATCGAGGACATCTACACCGACGAGCCTGAGCCCCTTGGCAAGGGAGAGTACCCCAATGCCGGGAAGTTGTTGGCGGCCGCGGTGGGCAATTGCCTGTGCGCTTCCCTGGTCTTTTGCATGGAAAAGGCGCACTCGGAGGTCCCCCATATCTCCGCCGAGGTGTCCACCACCCTAGAGAGGAACGAGGAGGGGCGGTTCAGGATCACGCACATGTCGGTGAAGATGTTCCCTGAGTTCGAGGATGCGGCCCGCTACGCCCGTTGCCGGCAGGTCTTCGAGGACTTTTGCATTGTCACGCAGAGCGTCCGGGCAGGGATCCCGGTAGATGTCCAGATTTATCCGGTGAAAAAATCTTAA
- a CDS encoding nicotinate phosphoribosyltransferase — protein MAEQGGKRFFTASDEDILKGRTTDIYFTRTMEVLQAKSMMDTQALGEMTVAKLPRDWQWGVLCGLEEALRLLEGKNVDVWGFTEGTVFPSRTQSGVKLPILTMEGPYAQFCIYETPMLGFICHSTGVATMAARCRKAAGERPMIAFGIRRTHPAICPMLDRSSYIGGCDGVSSLLGAETIGRSPDGTMPHALIIMMGDSITAFKAFDEVIDPGVPRIVLVDTYSDEKTEAIAACEAIKDLSGVRLDTPGSRRGSFTELIREVRWELDIRGYKDVDIFVSGGLDEKVLPELARAGADGFGVGTSISNAPTVDFALDIVEKEGRPVAKRGKFGGRKHVYRCRDCLSFEVTHDPQEVPRCAKCGQEMVPAATKLMEKGRRLVPDRTPQEIRDEVLEQLGRVTL, from the coding sequence ATGGCAGAACAAGGAGGGAAGCGTTTCTTCACCGCCTCCGACGAGGACATCTTGAAAGGCCGGACCACGGACATCTACTTCACCCGGACCATGGAGGTCCTTCAGGCCAAGAGCATGATGGACACCCAGGCCCTGGGGGAGATGACCGTGGCAAAGCTCCCCCGCGATTGGCAGTGGGGAGTGCTGTGCGGTCTGGAGGAGGCGCTGCGACTCCTGGAGGGCAAGAACGTTGACGTTTGGGGGTTCACCGAGGGCACGGTATTCCCCTCTCGCACCCAGAGCGGAGTCAAGCTGCCCATCCTGACGATGGAAGGGCCCTATGCCCAGTTCTGCATCTATGAGACCCCCATGCTGGGCTTCATCTGCCACTCCACGGGCGTGGCCACGATGGCGGCCCGCTGCCGCAAGGCTGCGGGGGAACGTCCCATGATAGCCTTCGGCATAAGGCGCACGCACCCGGCCATCTGTCCCATGCTCGACCGCTCTTCGTACATAGGGGGATGCGACGGTGTCTCCTCGCTCCTGGGGGCGGAGACCATCGGCAGAAGTCCGGACGGCACCATGCCCCATGCGCTGATAATCATGATGGGGGACTCCATAACCGCGTTCAAGGCCTTCGACGAGGTCATCGATCCCGGGGTCCCACGGATCGTGCTGGTGGACACCTACTCCGATGAGAAGACGGAGGCCATCGCTGCCTGTGAGGCCATCAAGGACCTGTCAGGTGTCCGTCTGGACACCCCCGGCTCCCGCAGAGGCTCCTTCACCGAGCTCATCAGAGAAGTACGATGGGAGCTGGACATCCGTGGATACAAGGATGTGGACATTTTCGTGTCCGGAGGGTTGGACGAGAAAGTGCTGCCCGAGCTTGCCCGTGCGGGGGCGGACGGCTTCGGCGTGGGAACCAGCATCTCCAACGCCCCGACCGTGGATTTCGCCCTGGACATCGTGGAGAAGGAAGGTCGCCCCGTCGCCAAGAGGGGCAAGTTCGGTGGCAGGAAGCATGTCTATCGCTGCCGGGATTGCCTCAGCTTTGAAGTGACGCACGATCCTCAAGAGGTCCCGAGGTGCGCGAAGTGCGGCCAGGAGATGGTCCCCGCGGCCACCAAGCTCATGGAGAAAGGACGTAGGCTGGTCCCCGATAGGACGCCCCAGGAGATCCGCGATGAGGTCCTCGAGCAGCTCGGAAGGGTGACCCTCTGA
- the eno gene encoding phosphopyruvate hydratase → MSTKITRVWAREVLDSRGNPTVEAEIEAGKVMVTAIAPSGASTGSHEALEIRDGGKRYGGKGVVNVVRGIRETIAPALVGMDVTDLRAVDQRMIELDGTPNKSRLGANATVAVSLAAARTGAVVKGIPLHEHLVSGSRILPVPMMNILNGGKHAGSNLKIQEFMISPAGAPTFAEALRTGAEIYHALKKQLKDAYGVGAVNIGDEGGFAPPLDTTDQALEIIVKAIESAGYGPGKDVYLAVDAAASEFYEDGVYTVDGKRLTPGELVDFYKELKGKYPIISLEDPVMEDDFDTMTLMTTTMGDDLQIVGDDIFVTNPQRLRMGIERKAGNALLLKVNQIGTVTEAMDAAALARSSGYAVMVSHRSGESEDTSIADIAVALGCGQIKTGAPARAERTAKYNRLLRIEERLGQSSRYAGRSTFRSLA, encoded by the coding sequence ATGTCAACCAAGATCACTCGTGTTTGGGCCCGTGAAGTGCTTGATTCCAGAGGAAATCCGACCGTGGAGGCGGAGATCGAGGCCGGAAAGGTCATGGTAACGGCCATCGCCCCCTCCGGGGCGTCCACCGGCTCGCACGAGGCGTTGGAGATCCGCGATGGAGGGAAGCGGTACGGCGGCAAGGGCGTGGTCAACGTGGTACGTGGCATCAGGGAGACCATCGCCCCGGCGCTGGTGGGAATGGACGTCACCGACCTCAGGGCCGTCGACCAGCGAATGATAGAACTGGACGGCACACCCAACAAGTCCCGGCTGGGGGCCAACGCCACGGTGGCGGTATCCTTGGCCGCGGCCCGGACGGGCGCTGTGGTGAAGGGAATACCTCTGCACGAGCATCTAGTGTCCGGCAGCCGCATCCTTCCGGTGCCCATGATGAACATACTGAACGGGGGGAAGCACGCTGGGAGCAATCTCAAGATACAGGAGTTCATGATATCGCCTGCCGGCGCTCCCACCTTCGCCGAGGCCTTGAGGACCGGGGCCGAAATATACCACGCTCTGAAGAAGCAACTGAAGGACGCGTATGGTGTGGGCGCGGTCAACATCGGCGACGAGGGGGGCTTCGCACCTCCCCTGGACACCACCGACCAGGCGCTGGAGATAATCGTCAAGGCGATCGAGTCCGCAGGCTACGGACCGGGAAAGGACGTGTATCTGGCCGTGGATGCGGCGGCCTCGGAGTTCTATGAGGACGGCGTGTACACCGTCGACGGAAAGAGGCTAACGCCCGGAGAGCTGGTAGACTTCTACAAGGAATTGAAGGGGAAGTATCCCATCATAAGCCTGGAGGACCCGGTCATGGAGGACGACTTCGATACCATGACGTTGATGACCACCACCATGGGCGACGATCTGCAGATCGTCGGCGACGACATCTTCGTGACCAACCCTCAGAGGCTGAGGATGGGGATCGAGCGCAAGGCCGGGAACGCGCTTCTCTTGAAGGTAAACCAGATCGGAACGGTCACCGAGGCCATGGACGCTGCCGCCCTGGCCCGCTCCTCAGGTTACGCGGTCATGGTCAGCCACCGCTCCGGGGAGTCCGAGGATACTTCCATCGCCGATATCGCCGTCGCCCTGGGCTGCGGTCAGATAAAGACAGGAGCCCCCGCCAGGGCGGAGCGCACGGCGAAATATAACCGCCTGCTGCGCATCGAGGAACGCCTGGGACAATCCTCCAGATATGCTGGCAGGTCGACCTTCAGGTCCCTGGCGTGA
- a CDS encoding DUF835 domain-containing protein: MIVDDNPAIQDIVSELVSGAGFTPVTASGGKEALEKAGAEKPDLVLLDINMPDMDGWSVLRKLKEEGITNNTKVMMLTATTDVGTDIFGLQDVVSGYIRKPFNNKELSDRLKAILEDAPVPLAEEQQPKEDMGIFDFLKKKKEGQPEGMEKVRRSAKKYELRRGLSFVVKEQKAVKSFEIFTDQVTHNIQGLCVTRQYPAAVRQEWGLEETPIIWLSNQLGKVYVNPANIGILGDTIIRFIEKSDDSVIMIDGVEFLIVNNGFDKVLKMIHRITEVVMEFKSRVIISVDPRALDVREMALMERNMEVIEGEPQLITKIMR, from the coding sequence TTGATCGTCGATGACAATCCTGCGATACAGGATATCGTCTCCGAGCTCGTCTCCGGGGCCGGTTTCACTCCGGTGACCGCGTCCGGCGGGAAGGAAGCGCTGGAAAAGGCGGGAGCGGAGAAGCCGGACCTCGTTCTCCTCGATATCAACATGCCGGACATGGACGGCTGGTCGGTCCTGCGGAAGCTCAAGGAGGAAGGGATCACCAACAACACCAAGGTCATGATGCTCACCGCCACCACCGACGTGGGAACGGACATCTTCGGCCTCCAGGATGTGGTCTCCGGCTATATACGCAAACCGTTCAACAACAAGGAGCTGTCCGATCGTCTGAAGGCCATCCTTGAGGATGCACCGGTGCCCCTGGCCGAGGAGCAGCAGCCCAAGGAGGACATGGGCATCTTCGACTTCCTCAAGAAGAAGAAGGAAGGACAACCTGAGGGTATGGAAAAGGTACGCAGATCGGCCAAGAAGTACGAGCTGCGTCGCGGCCTGAGCTTCGTGGTCAAGGAGCAGAAGGCGGTCAAGTCCTTCGAGATCTTTACCGATCAGGTCACCCACAATATCCAGGGGTTGTGCGTCACCCGCCAATACCCTGCGGCCGTGCGCCAGGAGTGGGGATTGGAGGAGACCCCGATCATCTGGCTGAGCAATCAGCTGGGCAAGGTATACGTCAATCCTGCCAACATCGGCATCCTGGGCGATACCATCATCAGGTTCATCGAGAAGTCCGATGACAGCGTAATAATGATCGATGGCGTGGAGTTCCTCATCGTCAACAATGGCTTCGACAAGGTCTTGAAGATGATCCACCGCATCACCGAGGTGGTCATGGAGTTCAAGTCCCGTGTCATAATCTCCGTAGATCCTCGGGCCCTCGACGTTCGCGAGATGGCCCTAATGGAGAGGAACATGGAGGTCATCGAGGGGGAGCCCCAGCTGATCACGAAGATAATGCGCTAG
- a CDS encoding 50S ribosomal protein L40e: MARFKEADARLLNKKVCMKCDARNAPRATRCRKCGYEGLRQKAKESRKA, encoded by the coding sequence ATGGCACGTTTCAAGGAAGCTGATGCGAGGCTTCTTAACAAGAAGGTCTGCATGAAGTGCGACGCGCGCAACGCCCCCCGGGCCACCCGCTGCCGCAAGTGCGGTTATGAGGGCCTCCGCCAAAAGGCCAAAGAGAGCAGGAAGGCGTAA
- a CDS encoding replication factor C small subunit, translating to MNEIWIEKYRPKTLKDIIGQRDIVDRLESYARAHNLPHLMFAGPAGTGKTTSAIALAKELYGDNWKGNFNELNASDERGIDVVRGKIKDFARTAPIGGADFKIIFLDEADALTGDAQAALRRTMEKYSKTCRFILSVNYSSKIIEPIQSRCAVFRFRPLRAEDVRSNLRRIVSLENLTIADDALEALVHVSQGDMRKAVNSLQVAASLGENITVDLVYHTTGTARPEEVKDLLQTAISGDFIAARNRLDEIMISYGLSGEDIIKQIHRTVFDLDISDYDKVKLMDRTGEIEFRIVEGSNERIQLESLLAYMVLVGENRGDSAD from the coding sequence ATGAATGAGATATGGATAGAGAAGTACCGGCCCAAGACCCTCAAGGATATCATTGGCCAGCGTGACATCGTAGATCGCCTGGAGTCCTATGCCCGGGCTCACAACCTACCTCACCTCATGTTCGCCGGTCCGGCCGGGACCGGGAAGACGACCTCCGCCATAGCCCTGGCGAAGGAACTTTACGGTGATAACTGGAAGGGTAATTTCAACGAGCTCAACGCCTCGGACGAGAGAGGCATCGATGTCGTACGCGGAAAGATAAAGGACTTCGCCCGTACCGCGCCCATCGGGGGCGCCGACTTCAAGATAATCTTCCTGGACGAGGCCGACGCGCTGACAGGGGACGCGCAGGCTGCGTTAAGAAGGACGATGGAGAAGTACAGCAAGACCTGTCGATTCATCCTCAGTGTGAACTACTCTTCAAAGATTATTGAACCTATCCAGTCACGCTGTGCGGTGTTCCGCTTCCGGCCTCTGAGGGCCGAGGACGTCCGCAGCAACCTCCGCCGTATCGTCAGCTTGGAGAACCTGACCATCGCCGACGATGCCTTGGAAGCCCTGGTGCACGTTTCTCAAGGAGACATGAGGAAAGCAGTCAACTCGTTGCAAGTGGCCGCTTCCCTGGGCGAGAACATCACCGTGGACCTCGTGTATCATACCACGGGAACAGCCAGACCGGAGGAGGTGAAGGACCTTCTGCAGACCGCCATCAGCGGTGATTTCATCGCCGCCAGGAATCGTCTGGATGAAATAATGATATCGTATGGCCTCTCAGGCGAGGATATTATAAAGCAGATCCATCGCACGGTATTCGACCTGGACATATCGGACTATGATAAGGTGAAGCTCATGGACCGCACCGGGGAGATCGAGTTCCGCATCGTCGAGGGTTCTAACGAGCGCATACAGCTGGAGTCTCTGCTGGCCTACATGGTCCTCGTGGGGGAGAACCGCGGGGACAGCGCCGACTGA
- a CDS encoding zinc-ribbon domain-containing protein: protein MNCPSCGRESSPGAKFCENCGTPLPSVQSFQAPDPQYAQAPPQANGAQPQYGPPPQQESQPYGQQPYGQQPYGQQPYGQPMYPIVQMKNAGIAAVLAFLIAGLGHIYLGLITKGIVFMILMVVLWIVGIFTFGIGFIVYIIFWLWQIYDAYNKANQYNAALQQTGRAPW from the coding sequence ATGAACTGTCCAAGTTGTGGAAGGGAGTCGTCTCCCGGGGCAAAGTTCTGCGAGAACTGTGGAACGCCGTTGCCCAGTGTACAGAGCTTCCAGGCGCCCGATCCGCAGTACGCACAGGCACCGCCTCAGGCAAACGGGGCACAGCCCCAATATGGCCCACCGCCCCAGCAAGAGTCCCAGCCATATGGTCAGCAACCCTACGGCCAGCAGCCATATGGTCAGCAACCCTACGGCCAGCCCATGTACCCAATAGTGCAGATGAAGAATGCGGGAATCGCTGCGGTCCTCGCATTCTTGATCGCAGGGCTAGGCCATATCTACCTGGGACTGATAACCAAGGGCATTGTGTTCATGATACTCATGGTGGTCCTATGGATCGTTGGCATCTTCACGTTCGGCATCGGCTTCATCGTCTACATAATCTTCTGGCTGTGGCAGATCTATGATGCCTATAACAAGGCCAACCAGTACAACGCCGCTCTGCAGCAGACAGGGAGGGCCCCCTGGTAA